Genomic segment of Rana temporaria chromosome 12, aRanTem1.1, whole genome shotgun sequence:
AACAGAGGACCAACCATGTGAAGATAGTCCTTCTATAAGCCTTTCCATGGAGCCCTTGCTGGAAGTTGTCTGTTCTGCCAGGGATGATAGCTCAGTCAATCAGGCCAAAAACCAATGCTCCAGCCCCTCCTATGGAGGTGAGGCAAAGGAGAAGAACGTGCTTGACTGTTCAATAGAGGACAATAATGACTCCAGTGTATTTAATGACCCCCTTGGGTCCTCTCTATCGTTAAATCAGCTTGGCCTAAATGAGGCAGAAAAGATGGCGGCTCCAGAGACTGAGGACTGTAGTTTCACCTGTAGAGACCCTTTAGATTTGGCTGCAGTGAAGCGTGACGGTGAAGATCTAGAGCAGATGGGCTTTCAGGAGGACCTGTCACCGAAGACCTCTTGTCCTGTTGCGTTCTCTCCACACTGGGCATCCAACATCTCCTCAAATAATAACGTCTCCAGTGAACCGCAACAGGCGCTTGGCATTTGGTTCAATCCACGCTCCGAGGACTCCCAGACTGGTGAGACTGAACCATTTGGTCCTGAATCGtggcagattgcagagtctgggGAGGGGGACAATGTCGCTTCTTCAACAACGGCGGAGGATCAGTTTTACGACGCCGAGGAGTTTGCAATGCACGAGCGTTCGGTGGAAGCGGTTTCCGGAGACTCACACCTCCAGGTCTCTTCTCCTGTGTCGGAAGCATGTGATATTAAATCCTCGACATTGCAATCAGATGAAATCCGCCATCCTCTAGCATCCCCAGACAGTGAAGAAGTGACCCCTGAATTAGAAATGGATCCTCTCGGAGTTTGTTTTATAGAACGTTGCGAGCCTCCTACACATGACCTTCACATAACAGAGGAGGACATATCTGTCGCTGGATCTCAGGGGGCTTCCCTACAAAGCTTATCAGATGAACACTGTCATCTCAGCAAGGATAAAGACTTTTATCAAACTCCCAGTGACAGCGATGATGAAGACACCATGGAGCTGACTTCAGGGGTCTTCACAGACCTGTCTAGTGAGAGAGGAGACACGGCCCCGTCTTTCAGATCCCTACAGAAACAGGTCGGGACCCCGGATTCACTGGACTCCCTGGACATGCCATCAACTGCAAGCTCCTGTGATGCCTTCAGCCTTGGAACCTATGCCCCTTCTGCCCAACATAAAGCACTGGACAGCGGTTACGACACGGAAAATTACGAGTCTCCAGAATTTGTGTTAAAAGAACCACAAGAGAGCCGGGAGACTGAGGGATATTATCAGCTGAGCCAACCTCCAGAACAGAGCCTGGAACCTGGAGACATGCCAATGTCCCGCTCGGTCAGCAGCGACTTACAAGGTCTGGATGCCAAGAACCCCTACAGAGACTCTGCCTATTTCTCCGACTACGACTCCTTTAAtcgggaagaagaggaggaaggagaCCAAGGTGAAGAAAGGGAAGAGGAAGGAGCCACAAAGACTAATCCCTGTGTAGATCTAAACATGGAACCCACAGAACCTAACCTAATAGAAAGCactgagaacctaaaggatgacCAAGGCCAATGCCCAGCCACTGTAGAGACGGATAAACCTCCTTCCCCTTTGCCTGCGTTACCTTCATCTGACTCCCTGCTTCAGCTGCCTCTCATCATAAGAGAAGAGTCTGTAGATGAGGGCTTGGGCTTAGAATGTTCTAAAGACTCTTCTCTTGATAAGCAACCCACCACAAGTTCCACCGTCAAGTCGTCCTCGCACAGAACCTTTACCCTGTCCCCTGTCCAGCTTTGTCTCACCAAAGCATGCACTGTAAAGCAGGGCTCAGCCGGAAGCATCACTTTGACCACTGGGCTTCAGCCAGAAGAGAAGACGACTTCCAACAGGGAATCCTCGGGGGCGTGCCACCTGTCCAAATGCGTCTCGCCTCCTCTTATCCGAAAGGAGGGCAGAGTGGGCGACTCCACCGATGACGacgaagaggaggaagagagtgAGGACAGCGATGAATCCGACGAGGAGCTCCGCTGCTACAACATCCAGGAGCACAGCGAAGAGAGCGAAGAGGAACATCCCGCCATCCCCATTGTTATCACTGATAACGCCAGCGCTAGCCACTTGCGAAGTCTTCTAAAGACGCCCAACTTCTTGCCCCAGACTGCCTCCGAGGATTCCGATCGGAAGAAGAAGGCTGTATCTTTCTACGATGATGTTACTGTCTATCTATTTGATCAGGTACGTGGGTGTGGAAGTTCACATTCCTTGTGTGGGTCttcgtttaaccacttcacatccaggccaattctgacacttccctcctacatgtaaaaatcataatttccaTGCTAGAAAATTAtgtagaacacccaaacattatatatgtttttttttagcagagaccctagagcagtgatggcgaaccttggcaccccagatgttttggaactacatttcccatgatgctcatgcactctgcaatgtagctgagcatcatgggaaatgtagttccaaaacatctggggtgccgaggttcgccatcactgccctagagaatacaatggcggtcattgcaactttttatcttgcgcggtatttgcgcagcaattttttaaacgcgtttttttgtttttttttaaataaaacagtttcatgcttaaccacttaaggaccgcctaacgccgatatacgtcggcagaatggcacggctgggcacaatcacgtacctgtacgtgattgttaaatgcccagccgtgggtcgcgggcccgcgacccggtccgaagctccgtgagcgCAGACACGGGACTCGCggaccgatcgccgctggagtcccgcgatcggtccccggagctgaagaacggggagagctgtgtgtaaacacagcttccccgttcttcactgtggcgccgtcatcgatcgtgtgttccctaatataaggaaccacaatcaatgacgtcacacttacagccacacccccctacagttagaaacacagatgaggtcacacttaaccccttcagcgcccccttgtggttaactcccaaactgcaattgtaattttcacagtaaacaatgcatttctaatgcatttttttgctgtgaaaatgacaatggtcccaaaaatgtgtcaaaattgtccgaagtgtccgccataatgtcgcagtcacgaaaaaaatcgctgatcgccgacattagtagtagaacattttttttatataaaaatgcaataaaactatccccttttttgtaaacgctataaattttgcgcaaatcaatcgataaacgcttattgcgattttttttttttttaccaaaaatatgtagaagaatacgtatcggtctaaactgaggaaaaaaatgtttttttatatatttttgggggatattacagcaaaaagtaaaaaataatattttttttcaaaattgtcgctctatttttgtttatagcgcaaaaactaaaaaccgcagaggtgatcaaataccaccaaaagaaagctctatttgtggggaaaaaaggacgccaattttgtttaggagccacgtcgcacgaccgcgcaattgtcagttaaagcgacgcagtgccgaatcgcaaaaagtgctctggtctttgaccagcaatatggtccggggcttgagtggttaaaaaaaaaaaaagtcaagttaACAAAATTGTATATGTATTGCATTGcagtggaagttttttttttcagacttgtcTTTTTGTGGGTTTTAGGAGAGTCCAACACTGGATGGGGCAGATCAGGAGATCCCAGAACTGCCATCTGTACTGCAGGAGGTCCAGCAGATAACCTATAAGGAGTCCTCCAACCACCTCTTAGGTAAAGCACGGGGCAATGCACACCATTTaacctgaactccaggcaaacaactAAATACCCCGGAGGAAACGCATGAAGGGGAGTTGCTTTAGCTTGCAAAATGTTTCTATTcctgtcctgagatttacacagctctgccacacggCAAAAACCCGTCTAACATGAACcgtccctcccccagcctgtgactggacagtgaaaggagaagcagcagactgatgagctcatctctctgttcactctgctctctcttccTATCGGCATGCTGATTGTTGGCACATGAGCACTGCACTGGTTGACTCCTTATGCTGCTCCTCTTCGACATTTATTAATGGTTATAGAGCGGTGATAATTTGTGTCTTTCatgtctgcctggagttcagctttaaatctgATTTCTTTTGTCCTGGAAAATCTTAAACTCTTCTTTATGGACGTTGGGATGTCCAGCGACAGTCCAGTCGCTGGCTCATTATATGAGGGAGCCAAAGGGGTTAAGCTGATAAACCCTTTTATTTTTAACCCTTATTGTATAAACACTCAATGCAGGATTCTTCCATGATTTAACACAAGGGGCAGAATCGAAAGCCTAGCGCTGGCGCTGTGGGGTAGAAAGCCTAGCGCTGGCGCTGTGGGGTAGAAAGCCTAGCGCTGGCGCTGTGGGGTAGAAAGCCTAGCGCTGGCGCTGTGGGGTAGAAAGCCTAGCGCTGGCGCTGTGGGGTAGAAAGCCTAGCACTGGCGCTGTGGGGTAGAAAGCCTAGCTCTGGCTCTGTGGGGTAGAAAGCCTAGCACTGGCACTTTGGGCTAGCACTGGCAATGTGGGCTAGAAGGACTAGCAACGTGTGGGGCAGAATAGAAAGCCTAGCATTGGCGCTGTGGGGTAAAAAGCCTAGCACTGGTGCTGTGGGCTAGAAAGCCTGGCGCTGTGGGCTAGACAGCCTAGCGCTGGCTCTGTGGGGTAGAAAGTCTAGCACTGGCTCTGTGGGGTAGAAAGTCTAGCACTGGCACTGTGGGGTAGAAAGTCTAGCACTGGCACTGTGGGCTAGAAAGCCTAGCACTGGCACTGTGGGCTAGAAAGCCTAGCACTGGCACTGTGGGCTAGAAAGCCTAGCACTGGCACTGTGGGCTAGAAAGTCTAGCACTGGTACTGTGGGCTAGGAGGACTAGAACTGGCACTGTGGGCTAGAAAGCCTAGCACTGTGGGCTAGAACGACTAGCAACGTGTGGGGCAGAATAGAAAGCCTAGCGCTGGCGCTGTGGGCTAGAAAGCCTGGCTCTGTGGGCTAGACAGCCTAGCGCTGGCTCTGTGGGCTAGAAAGCCGATCCCTGGCTCTGTGGGCTAGAAAGCCTAGCGCTGGCGCTGTGGGCTAGAAAGCCTAGCGCTGGCGCTGTGGGCTAGAAAGCCTAGCACTGGCACTGTGGGCTTGCACTGGCACTGTGGGCTAGAAAGTCTAGCACTGCTACTGTGGGCTAGGAGGACTAGAACTGGAACTGTGGGCTAGAAAGTCTAGCACTGTGGGCTAGAAGGACTAACAACATGTGGGGCAGAATAGAAAGCCTAGCGCTGGCGCTGTGGGCTAGAAAGCCTAGCGCTGGCGCTGTGGGCTAGAAAGCCTAGCGCTGGCGCTGTGGGCTAGAAAGCCTAGCGCTGGCGCTGTGGGCTAGAAAGCCTGGCGCTGGCACTGTGGACTAGAAAGTCTAGCACTGGTACTGTGGGCTAGGAGGACTAGAACTGGCACTGTGGGGTAGAAGGACTAGCAACGTGTGGGGCAGAATAGAAAGCCTAGCGCTGGCGCTGTGGACTAGAAAGCCTGGCGCTGTGGGCTAGACAGCCTGGCGCTGTGGGCTAGACAGCCTAGCGCTGGCGCTGTGGGCTAGACAGCCTAGCACTGGCGCTGTGGGCTAGACAGCCTAGCACTGGCACTGTGGGCTAGAAAGCCTGGCACTGGCACTGTGGGCTGGAAAAAGCCTAGCACTGGCACTGTGGGCTAGACTGCCTAGCACTGGACCACAATGTGGGCACTAGGTGAGAGGTTCTAGTCGATCGTTCTTGTGTACATATCGCCTGTTTTGCGGCAGGTCGCACTCTCACTATATTTTCTCCCCCGGCAGATGGCAGCTTTGGATGGGACGGTGATTTGCATGTTAAACCCGTGAGAAGCTCCTTCGTCACCTCGCTCTCACCGGCCATGTTGAACACGGAAGTGAACAGAACCCCGGAGCCCGTCCAGAAGCCGGCGCTGCCCGTTCAACTCTCCAGGTTCAGCGTGTCTCCGACCGCCGTGTCCCGGTTCTCCATAACGCAGGTGGCGGATAATGCCGCGGGGCCACTGGAAGGTGAGAGACACAACTTTACATCTTCTGGGGATCAGGAATATGTAGGATGAGTGCAGACAGAGCTTCTGGACAACCCTTCCATGACTTACCTTGTCTTGGTGGGGCAGTGGTAGGCATGAGGTCAGGTGACCAGTAGGCATGAGGTCAGGTGACCAGTAGGCATGAGGTCAGGTGACCAGTAGGCATGAGGTCAGGtgaccagtagggatgaggtcaggtgacCAGTAGGCATGAGGTCAGGtgaccagtagggatgaggtcaggtgacCAGTGGGGATGTGGTCAGGTGACCAGTAGGGATGtgaccagtagggatgaggtcaggtgactagtagggatgaggtcaggtgaccagtagggatgaggtcaggtgacCAGTAGGGATGTGGTCAGGTgaccagtagggttgaggtcaggtgaccagtagggatgaggtcaggtgacCAGTAGGGATGTGGTCAGGTgaccagtagggttgaggtcaggtgaccagtagggatgaggtcaggtgacCAGTAGGGATGTGGTCAGGtgaccagtagggatgaggtcaggtgaccagtagggatgaggtcaggtgacCAGTAGGGATGTGGTCAGGTGACCAGTAGGGATGTGGTCAGGTGACCAGTAGGGATGTGGTCAGGTGACCAGTAGGGATGTGGTCAGGTGACCAGTAGGGATGTGGTCAGGtgaccagtagggatgaggtcaggtgacCAGTAGGGATGTGGTCAGGTGACCAGTAGGGATGTGGTCAGGtgaccagtagggatgaggtcaggtgaccagtagggatgaggtcaggtgacCAGTAGGGATGTGGTCAGGtgaccagtagggatgaggtcaggtgaccagtaggggtgaggtcaggtgaccaGTAGGGGTGAAGTCAGGTGACATAAAAGGGTCTTCCCCAAACTCTTACCCAACCACAAGGCTGGAGGAGCACGATTGTCTTGAATGTCTTTGTATGGTGGAGGATTACCAGGACCCTTCACTGGAGACCCCTAAACCCCATCATTTGGAAGGGGGTCACATTTTGAC
This window contains:
- the AATK gene encoding serine/threonine-protein kinase LMTK1, whose protein sequence is MLTLSYLIAGAAFGIKGFSWLHGEELDNVEGEDYTTEFSVQSSPAPQNGPEVYVLPLTEVSVPMSKQPGRSVQLLKSTDLGRQSLLYLKEIGRGWFGKVLLGEVNAGLASTQVVVKELKVSASVQEQMLFLEETQPYRVLQHPNLLQCLVQCTEITPYLLVMEFCPLGDLKEYLQSCAASESTAPDPLTLQRIGCEVCCGLLHLHKNNFTHSDLALRNCLLAADMTVKIGDYGVAHSKYRDDYLVTSDQLWVPLRWIAPELIDEVHGNLLVVDQTKTSNIWSLGVALWELFELGRQPYETYSDRQVLSYVIKEQQLKLPKPQLKQLQSDRWYEVMQFCWLQPDQRPTVEEVHLLLSYLTVKGSGELEEEFEKRWNSMKPNGGTDGGPHHEPELSSYPLLEHFSSDGFHSDGDDVLTVTQTSQGLNFEYKWERGRHEQYPLSPGCQPYQDMYYTTSTGERLSLGVSPSGYDEKDCNPNSRPLELVPVLSARSPSVAGDYYIRIEEPLGSNVEQDYSPQHEENGVKQKQELSTEDQPCEDSPSISLSMEPLLEVVCSARDDSSVNQAKNQCSSPSYGGEAKEKNVLDCSIEDNNDSSVFNDPLGSSLSLNQLGLNEAEKMAAPETEDCSFTCRDPLDLAAVKRDGEDLEQMGFQEDLSPKTSCPVAFSPHWASNISSNNNVSSEPQQALGIWFNPRSEDSQTGETEPFGPESWQIAESGEGDNVASSTTAEDQFYDAEEFAMHERSVEAVSGDSHLQVSSPVSEACDIKSSTLQSDEIRHPLASPDSEEVTPELEMDPLGVCFIERCEPPTHDLHITEEDISVAGSQGASLQSLSDEHCHLSKDKDFYQTPSDSDDEDTMELTSGVFTDLSSERGDTAPSFRSLQKQVGTPDSLDSLDMPSTASSCDAFSLGTYAPSAQHKALDSGYDTENYESPEFVLKEPQESRETEGYYQLSQPPEQSLEPGDMPMSRSVSSDLQGLDAKNPYRDSAYFSDYDSFNREEEEEGDQGEEREEEGATKTNPCVDLNMEPTEPNLIESTENLKDDQGQCPATVETDKPPSPLPALPSSDSLLQLPLIIREESVDEGLGLECSKDSSLDKQPTTSSTVKSSSHRTFTLSPVQLCLTKACTVKQGSAGSITLTTGLQPEEKTTSNRESSGACHLSKCVSPPLIRKEGRVGDSTDDDEEEEESEDSDESDEELRCYNIQEHSEESEEEHPAIPIVITDNASASHLRSLLKTPNFLPQTASEDSDRKKKAVSFYDDVTVYLFDQESPTLDGADQEIPELPSVLQEVQQITYKESSNHLLDGSFGWDGDLHVKPVRSSFVTSLSPAMLNTEVNRTPEPVQKPALPVQLSRFSVSPTAVSRFSITQVADNAAGPLEDKAQPKEKI